From a single Erpetoichthys calabaricus chromosome 1, fErpCal1.3, whole genome shotgun sequence genomic region:
- the lhfpl3 gene encoding LHFPL tetraspan subfamily member 3 protein, whose protein sequence is MPALVPGTPAAILAAQEAAKIYQTNYIRNSRAIGVLWAIFTILFAIVNVVCFIQPYWIGDGVETPQAGYFGLFHYCIGNGLSRELICQGSFTDFSSIPSGAFKAASFFIGMSMVLVIGCIGCFSLFFFCSTATVYKTCGWLQLTSAACLVLGCLIFPDGWDSDEVKRMCGDRTDKYSLGACSMRWAYILAIMGILDALILSSLAFVLGNRQDGLFSEDLLAESKDNGAA, encoded by the exons ATGCCCGCATTGGTTCCTGGGACCCCTGCAGCCATCCTGGCTGCCCAAGAGGCCGCCAAGATCTACCAGACCAACTATATAAGAAACTCACGGGCCATTGGTGTCCTGTGGGCCATCTTCACCATCCTGTTTGCCATCGTCAACGTGGTGTGCTTTATCCAGCCATACTGGATTGGAGACGGCGTGGAAACGCCACAGGCAGGGTACTTCGGTCTCTTTCATTACTGCATTGGAAATGGCTTGTCCCGGGAGTTGATTTGTCAAGGGAGCTTCACGGACTTCTCATCGATCCCGTCAGGAGCGTTCAAGGCTGCCTCTTTCTTTATTGGCATGTCCATGGTATTGGTCATCGGCTGCATTGGCTGTTTTTCACTCTTCTTTTTCTGTAGCACAGCCACCGTGTACAAGACCTGCGGCTGGTTGCAGCTAACATCAG CTGCCTGCCTGGTGCTGGGATGTCTCATCTTTCCAGATGGCTGGGACTCTGATGAAGTGAAACGCATGTGTGGAGATAGGACGGATAAATATTCACTGGGAGCTTGCTCAATGCGATGGGCCTACATCCTAGCCATCATGGGAATTCTGGACGCTCTTATCCTCTCATCTCTTGCCTTTGTTCTTGGGAACCGTCAGGATGGACTTTTTTCAGAAGACCTGCTGGCTGAATCCAAGG ATAATGGAGCCGCATAA